The DNA sequence ACACCAGCCAGAAAAACCCAACACACATTCGGCGCCGAGAAACATTATATTTGACAAGTATGAGATGGGAAGGTTTTTGGGCCAAGGCACATTCGCCAAAGTCTACCATGGCAGAAACCTCGCCACCAACGAAAGCGTAGCCATCAAAGTGATCAACAAGGAACACATCAAGAAAGAAGGTCTCGTGGAGCAGATCAAGCGCGAAATCTCCATCATGCACTTGGTTCATCACCCCCACATCGTCGAGCtcaaagaagttatggccaCAAAGACCAAGATCTTCTTCGTCATGGAGCACGTCAAGGGAGGCGAGCTCTTCGACAAAATAGCCAAAGGGAAGCTCAAAGAAGATGTTGCACGTAAGTACTTTCAGCAATTGATAAGCGCTGTGGATTTCTGCCACAGCCGCGGCGTTTCGCACCGTGATTTGAAGCCGGAGAATCTTCTCCTAGACGAGAATGAAGACTTGAAAGTCTCAGATTTTGGGCTGTCGGCGTTGCCGGAGCAGCATTGGAGTGACGGCATGCTGCACACGCAGTGCGGCACGCCGGCGTATGTGGCACCGGAGATTTTGAGGAAGAAAGGGTACGATGGAGCCAAGGCGGATTTATGGTCTTGTGGTgtcgttttgtttgtttttcttgctgGATATCTGCCGTTTCAGGATGAGAATGTTATGAAGAGTTATAGTAAGGTTTTCAAGGCCGAGTACCAGTTTCCGCCATGGATTTCTGGGGATGCAAGGCGTTTGATAAAAAAGCTTTTGGTTGTTGATCCAGAAAACAGGGCTTCCATTTCAGAAATAATGAAAGACCCTTGGTTTCAAAAGGGTTCTTCCAATTTAACCAAGCtgagtgaagatgaagaaaatgaaaagaaggagaaaactgGGGACAAAAGTACTAGTACTACTACAAATGACTCATCAGAATCCCCACCATTCTTTAATGCCTTTGAGTTCATATCATCTATGTCATCCGGCTTCGACCTCTCAAACAtgtttgagaagaagaagagaacggGGTCGATGTTCACCTCCAAGTGCTCTGCGGCGGCGATCAAGGCGAAGCTGCAGGCGGTGGCGGAGATGTTGAATTTCAGAGTGGTTTCTGAGAAGGAATTCAAGGTGAAATTGCTAGGGAAAGTGGAGGGAAGGAAAGGGAAGTTGGCGGTGGCGGCCGAGGTGTTTCAAGTAGCGGAGGAGGTGGCCGTGGTGGAGTTTTCGAAGCTATCCGGCGACACTCTTGAGTACACAAAGTTTTGTGAGGAGGATGTGAGGCCTGCGCTCAAGGACATTGTGTGGACGTGGCAAGGTGAGGAAAATAACTCTTCACAAAATGTAGTTGGAAATGTTTGTCAACAAAGTTGAGGTAAAATGTTACCTGTTTGTTAGATCCATAATCCTAATTAGGtttcagtccaattttctgttATTATTATGGAAATTGTGACAGCTTGTTTAAGATTGTTCTGTTCTCTGTTGGAAGAGTTTGGTGTCTTGGCAGAATGGCAGGAGAGGTAGCATCTGTAATGAATAACACCAGTTTTGGATAATTCTTATCTTTCTGATGAGGCTTGAATAATTCTTGTGCTCATTCTTAGTGGTGAACATTTTTTCACTCCACTTATGATTATGAATTTTGCCATGAACTTTCAACTCCATTCATGATTTGGAGCATCATCAATTAAGGATTacatttgcaaaaaaaaaaaaaactagagatCTTTTAGCCATTCATTTGTCTGAGATGATGAACAATTCATGatcataattttaattatttaaaaaaaccCGTTATTAGTTTGATACaggattattttttcttttgtttttggacaTGAGATACAGATATATTACTTAATACttttttatttgattgatttttcagagacaaataatattaaaaaattaacaattcatatcatcaatgtgtaaaGTAAAATACGTATCACATGAATGTTGCGTGAAAATAAATAAGACTCGAGAATTGTTTTTATTATCTTCTATGGACTTTGGAGTTCGGCAAAGCATTCttcaaataataataaacaatggttatacaagtttttttttttttaattttaaattattttttaaggAAGCGGTGTAAGAGCCTGAGATCGGTTTGGCTCGGCTCAGGAATGGGCCTAACCGATACCAGTCGACTCGGATCGGTTCGGGATGCCGGAATTTTATCAGGGAATATCGATTATTCCCGAAACTGATCGGTTGGATACAGTTTGGCACTAATTGGTTTCAACAGTTCTAAATGACATAAAATCCTAATTCTACGTCCAACAACGATTCACCATATTAGACCTCATATAATTCGATCATTTTACCTCAATTGGGTGATAATCCTCTCCCAATAACTTTCAAATGAGCACACAAAACCTAAAAACAAGCATCGACCTTTAAGCCAACAAAAGAAGCCATGAATACAATCAATTGAATCAAATAATCAACcaattgttaaaggaaaagcacattatgtgccttcgtcaaataAACAGACGAAGAGAGAATCAAACAATTACAAATCaaagctcaatcagcatttagtatcataaatgtaattgatatttccgttgtaatcttatccctatataaaggggttatgaataaAATGAGTAAACAATTTCAtttcccattttacttttacacgttattagcacgctCAGAGCACACCCTGCCTCAGCCTCCAGACTTGAGTCCGGGCTCCCACCAGCAGCGCACGGCTCCGGCCTCGTCTCTCAGCGTTGATCACCAGCGCTTCCAGCAACCCAACAATCACCGGCGGGCCCCGTCTAAACTGACAACAATCACCAGCAGCCCACACCGGCCTCTCCTCCAGCAATCCACTGATCCCAGCAGCATCAGACCCCACCTCGACCGCAACATTGACTCAGCTCAAAATCGAAATCTGGCTACCTCGACGGCCCACTTGATCAACCGGCTTCCCAAACCACCGGCGCCGCCCTTGAGACCCACTGGTCTAGACCCAGTCCCTGCCACCGGCCGCAGATCCCTACGCTGCCCAACCACCTGCACCATCTgtaaaccagaaaaaaaaaaaaaagggaagacaGAAAACCAGAACggaggaagaaggagagaggaagaaacgcaacgagaagagaaaaaaaaacaggccaacaaaaagaaaaaaaaaagtgacccggcccaaagaaaaggaccCGGGCcaacaatccaaaaaaaaaaaaaagagagagaaacaggCCTTACggccagacaaaaaaaaaagtaggcctgcagcccaaaaaaaaaaaaaagagagagagagaaaagcaaaaaaaaaaaaaaacaaggcccactgctgaaaaaaaaaaggaagcagcCCAGTTTTTTCTTAAgcacaaaaacatcgctacgcacgcctgcatcaacacgtgcgtgcgctaggattgttttatcgaaatcaagtatgttttctttatttatttatttatttttaaccaagcatgtgaatttgatttatcttttctatttttaagcatgctttagattttattatatatgcttttattataaaattctcgagcatgtttagttaggttATATGCTTTATACAATTATCTTTAagccatgattatatatttgatttttgagcatgccatatatatctatataaattgttatatattatttatgaaattttgagcatgtttttattttatttacgcttatataaattatatctacgcatgctttgtactttattattgtttacattttaatttatgcatgatatattcttgctattattatataatttgctatgattatgtgtagtatataatttgttgtatatttgtgaactttgagcatgccatgtaatttattttaatatatgctacgattttatttatttatttatttattacgtgctatgattattacttgtttaTAATGCCATACAAAAAGAATTGCGtattgccatgataatgaaagttcatgcgcattataaatacatacttactgtgataaagtattgtcacatagcatcgaaaaaatgtgaccattacgaatcttggtcttgaaatctaattcatatttttggaaaataattcacgtggatgtctttatgactgcgtaatttatatcttccctcttgttttatgtagatggctgatccaactcgacctgagtttgacattttggactcagaaggacttgagtaccatcgttgggtttccgatatagaaactgcctttgtggcaaaagactacactgccaccattactgatcccaaagataatgaactatctaataaggtgaaagcagatgccttaatttttctaaggcgacatattgatcctagtctacgctgggagtaccttcagttaaagacacccaaagcactgtgggatgccttTAAaagacgttttgggaacattcacgatactttgctcccaggactggctgttcagtggaatggaatccgcttgcttgactataaaaataTCAATGACTTCAACAGGGACATGtcgcgcttaaaggcacgtctcaatttctgtggaagagaaatcacagaagatgatatgatctacaagactcttaccatctttcctaattcagctttttatactagcgaactagtatcagttggattatgacaacaaaagaatcacaaccttcaataagttgataagcctactgcaagtggctgagagacaaaataagattctcttgaataacaatgctagacccactgggacaaagaaaatttccgaggctaattatggaaaaatgaaaggtggaaataactccaatgcaagggggtttagacgtgctgatccctacccacgtggcaaccatgcaccacgtggaaagggatatggggatcatggaaacaagatgccaaaggaaagagttgacaatgaaccatgctataggtgtggattcattaggcattggtacaagaactgccaagcaaacaacagagtagcagccaattacaagaggtatagagagtctaaagaacaagtgactcactatatggaagaaggaggtcatgacctaaacgtcaaccttacagttgcagactccaatggcaaagaggaacttgctaagtcaatggatgctctcaatcttgactgatctgctttattcactttattttccaaagacagttgtgaaggcataatgcctcatttttaattagactattgtttggtcttaaagtttattttcaatcatggattgatgaataagatttctgaacaagaccttgattatcgttggcttattaataaattttgaattttattctgaagcactgaatttattcaaatttatttactaaacatatttacatggttcgacatagcactataaagatgtaaagcaatacatctagagaaaaattattagaatgaaaagaataccattctatgcaaataagaaatatgagttatattttctaaatacctcccatttatttgtaggaatgaatggaggagaacttgagtgcttaattgatagtgggactacccacacaatattaagaaataggcaattattcattgaactaatagcctataattcctctgtgactacgatgattggattatcacaactaataaaaggggggggggggaactgccaaatttttgctgcataatggcgcaacatttcaagtcacagacgctctatatgcaccaagagctaatcgaaccttgttaagtttcaaagatatttgtgccaacggttatcatgtaacaacacaccgtgagaatggaactgaataccttgatattaactctaataaatgtggaaggaaacgcattttagagaaacttatgagtcaatctagtggactgtacctcactacgatttggatcattgaatcctatatggtcaccaacaatgaaatgtgggaccctgactcatacaagcttttgcatgaccgcctatggcaccaaggtcatgacatgatgatccgttttttttaaaagaactcacacgaacatcccttctttcgagtgaaaaatgagagaaaaatctgccacactgcaaggtgtcgattctagtattgctcaaatgcagtcattgccttctgaagtaccagaaacactacctccctcccattatgcctcattgacaatttcaaaggcacatcactcgttttgcaaagcctgctctttagcaaaaacaggatcgagaccttcctatgctaaagctacaaaacaaaacattccattcttacaaaggatacaaagagatgtctgtggacctatccatccagaatgcggaccattcaagtattttatggttctggtggatgcttcgacaatctggtcacatgttgttttattgtccacaagaaatgctgcaatactcctagcacatattatacgtttaagggctcaccaccatgatcaccctatcaagtctataaggcttgataatgctagagagtttacatcaaaagcatttgatgattattgcatatctatttggatctaTGTAGAAcatcatgtaccccatgtgcatacacaaaatggtctcgcagaagccaccatcaaaaggctacagatggtgactagggcattggttatgcgcaccaacctgcctatatctgcatggggttaagcaatattacatgcagctttacttattcgtttcagactcactgctagccaaccattttctgcgtaccagttggtaactggatatgagcatgacacttcacacttacgcatatttggttgagcagtatatgtgcctattgcgcccccacagcgcaccaaaatgggtccgcAGAAACGATTAAGtgtttatgttggatacgaatccccaacaattatccactatttggaacccttgacaggcgatctctctaccgctagatttgaggattgtcactttgatgagacagtcttcccgtcgttagggggagataggaaaaaggattttccaagggaacgacaggaattgtcgtggtttgtccccactctgtctcatcttgatccccgcacttcataaagtgaaagtgaaagtgaagtgaaaagaataatcgatctttagaacgtagcagattcgatgcctgatgcgtttactgatatcgtaaaagtgacgagatcacatataccagctgcaaatgtgcatgcaaggttagaagtccccaacaaggggcacggtgccacagatagaggcactgcaaccgcacttagtggaggtgtggttgaggccgtggctccccaaggaagagggggaggtcacttggttcgattgacactcacccaaggaaaaagagggtgagtaaggcacaaaccaatcatcaatgtatagaattcctctcatgagattatctctgactatagttatgtccatgaatcaatactggaggacgctccgatgtttgaaatgattccagagaacaaagaaatctcaaaggattacgagagtacgtatgagttgatagaaagatcttccatacacattgatgatatatactgttgctcaaggaatcatagagcacgatgatatcgaaccacgctctgttgaaaaatgtcaacaaagagtagattggcctaaatggaaagaatcaatccaggtagaattagattctctgataaaaagacaggtatttggtcaggtagtgctaaccctaccaagtgtaaagcctgtaggacataaatgagtctttgtcagaaagcgtaatgagaagaatgaag is a window from the Rosa chinensis cultivar Old Blush chromosome 2, RchiOBHm-V2, whole genome shotgun sequence genome containing:
- the LOC112187954 gene encoding CBL-interacting serine/threonine-protein kinase 25; amino-acid sequence: MEEARQQQHQPEKPNTHSAPRNIIFDKYEMGRFLGQGTFAKVYHGRNLATNESVAIKVINKEHIKKEGLVEQIKREISIMHLVHHPHIVELKEVMATKTKIFFVMEHVKGGELFDKIAKGKLKEDVARKYFQQLISAVDFCHSRGVSHRDLKPENLLLDENEDLKVSDFGLSALPEQHWSDGMLHTQCGTPAYVAPEILRKKGYDGAKADLWSCGVVLFVFLAGYLPFQDENVMKSYSKVFKAEYQFPPWISGDARRLIKKLLVVDPENRASISEIMKDPWFQKGSSNLTKLSEDEENEKKEKTGDKSTSTTTNDSSESPPFFNAFEFISSMSSGFDLSNMFEKKKRTGSMFTSKCSAAAIKAKLQAVAEMLNFRVVSEKEFKVKLLGKVEGRKGKLAVAAEVFQVAEEVAVVEFSKLSGDTLEYTKFCEEDVRPALKDIVWTWQGEENNSSQNVVGNVCQQS